A genome region from Cucumis sativus cultivar 9930 chromosome 4, Cucumber_9930_V3, whole genome shotgun sequence includes the following:
- the LOC101217400 gene encoding zinc finger protein CONSTANS-LIKE 14, with translation MVCSKSTTGETVPCDFCNDQVAILYCRADSAKLCLFCDKHVHSANLLSRKHVRSQICDNCRSEPVSIRCSTDNLVLCQECDWDAHGSCSVSAAHDRTPIEGFTGCPSALELVSLWGFDLGDKKLEESEMLVQNWVCSQDLVMPIDSWASRASATAFNDLIVPNDNPFLFANLNCTDAASMFKKQSPSCGKHKQVIYKQLVELLKRDFEGGDDVEGDDTRDGDAGGEDVGLQSMVPETTNGDCYWQGDLEGRQISKEDDGVFVGAAPPPLLQQQASFTSLLTMPSHVGLKDNERSVDETGVWDSSPNRQSTQIWDFHLGRLRGHKDSNTFDDAYGTGDMGFTIKNFGEFLKETSPTSAKLLGETYQINCSSVHDDIPSFNNNVNNTTLSQGAVTCESINMPNDKLKGGSKSFQAIKQPIIIKGDSILSTSTTKADLELLAQNRGNAMQRYKEKRKTRRYDKYIRYESRKARADTRKRVKGRFVKANEAPVFG, from the exons ATGGTCTGTTCCAAGTCCACAACAGGGGAGACCGTCCCCTGTGATTTCTGTAACGACCAAGTTGCGATTCTCTACTGTAGAGCCGACTCTGCTAAGCTTTGTTTGTTCTGCGACAAGCATGTTCACTCTGCCAATTTACTCTCTCGGAAGCATGTTCGTTCTCAGATCTGTGATAACTGTAGGTCTGAGCCGGTTTCAATTCGCTGTTCAACGGATAATCTCGTCCTCTGTCAGGAGTGTGATTGGGATGCTCATGGAAGCTGTTCGGTCTCTGCTGCCCACGATCGAACTCCGATTGAAGGTTTCACTGGCTGCCCTTCTGCACTTGAGCTTGTTTCTTTATGGGGTTTCGATCTTGGAGATAAGAAGCTGGAGGAATCTGAGATGTTGGTGCAGAATTGGGTCTGTTCACAGGATTTGGTTATGCCGATTGATTCTTGGGCTTCTAGAGCTAGTGCGACCGCCTTTAACGACCTCATTGTTCCGAATGATAACCCCTTTCTCTTTGCGAATCTGAACTGTACGGATGCTGCTTCGATGTTCAAGAAGCAGAGTCCGAGCTGTGGAAAGCATAAGCAAGTGATTTACAAGCAGTTGGTTGAGCTGCTTAAGAGGGATTTCGAAGGTGGAGACGATGTTGAGGGCGATGACACTCGAGATGGTGATGCAGGTGGGGAAGATGTTGGATTACAGAGTATGGTTCCTGAAACAACGAATGGGGATTGTTATTGGCAAGGGGATTTGGAAGGTcgtcaaatttcaaaagaagatGATGGGGTTTTTGTTGGTGCTGCTCCTCCTCCATTACTGCAACAACAAGCTTCATTCACGTCTCTGCTTACGATGCCGTCCCATGTGGGTTTGAAAGATAACGAGCGCTCTGTTGATGAAACTGGTGTATGGGACAGTAGCCCAAATCGTCAAAGCACTCaa ATTTGGGATTTCCATTTAGGACGGTTAAGGGGACACAAAGATTCAAATACGTTTGACGACGCTTATGGCACAGGCGACATGGGATTTACCATTAAAAATTTTGGTGagtttttgaaagaaacatCCCCCACAAGCGCGAAGTTGCTAGGAGAAACCTATCAGATCAATTGCTCTAGCGTTCATGATGATATACCATCATTCAAT AATAATGTCAACAACACAACCCTAAGTCAGGGGGCAGTAACATGCGAGAGCATCAATATGCCTAATGACAAGCTGAAAGGTGGTTCTAAAAGTTTTCAGGCGATCAAACAGCCTATTATTATAAAAGGAGATAGTATATTATCAACATCAACAACCAAGGCCGACCTGGAGCTTCTTGCACAGAACAGAGGCAATGCAATGCAGCGTTACAAGGAGAAACGAAAAACTCGAAG GTATGATAAATACATTCGCTATGAGTCGAGGAAGGCAAGAGCGGATACAAGGAAACGGGTGAAGGGTCGATTTGTGAAGGCTAATGAGGCCCCTGTTTTTGGATGA